The Microbacterium schleiferi genome contains the following window.
GGGGTATGACCCCGCAACGCTCCTCCCGGTGCTCATGCGAGAGACCTCCGAGTTGGGGTTCGTCGTGACCGCGACGACCGGGATCGACCATCCCGTCCAACTCGCGCGCCGCTTCTCGACCCTCGATGCCATCTCGGGCGGACGGATCGGCTGGAACATCGTCACCGGGGCCTCGCAGAATGCGGTAGCTGAGCTCTTCGGCCACGACGGCATGGTCCCGCACGACACCCGATACGCCATGGCTGAGGAGTACGTGTCCCTTGCGCGCCGCTATTGGGAGGATGCCTGGAGCAATGACGCGCTCGTCGCCGACCGCGAGACGGGTGTGTACGCGCAGCGGTCCGGCATCCACCGGATCGTCTACGACGGGGATCATTATCGGTCGCGCGGGTACTACGGAGCCCCGCCGACTCCCCAGCGCACGCCGCTGCTGTTCCAGGCTGGCACGTCGCCGGCCGGTCGGGAGTTCGCGGCGCGGCATGCCGAGTGCGTGTTCGTCCAGGCGACCACACCGTCCCACACCGCGTCCGCAGTGGCCGACTTGCACCGGCGCGCGGGTGACGCTGGCCGGATGACACCGCTGGTGACGATGGCTGGCCTCACCGCGATCGTCGCCGAGACCTCCGCCGAGGCGCGCGAGCTGGCCGACGAGTTCGACCGGATGCAGACCGACGATGTCGTGGCGACCCTCTACGCAGGAAACACCGGCATCGACCTGCGGACGCTCGACCCCGATCAGACCCTCCATCAGGTGCTCGACGCGGGCGGGCCCATCGGACAGATGGGGACGAGCAACATCGAGCGCTTCCTCGGCACCCCTGACCGACCGGCACCGACGGTTCGCGAGATCCTCGACGAGTTGCGCGGGCGCGGCACGCGCGGGTTCCGTCTCGTCGGCGACCCAACCGAGGTCGCGGACGGCGTGGAGGAGCTCGCGGCGAGCACCGGGCTCGACGGGTTCCTCATCGAGCCGGTGTTTGGCACGCGGGACGTCGCTGCCTTCGGCGAGCTCGTTCTGCCAATCCTTCGCGAGCGGGGTCGGCTTGCGCCGCGCCGCTCCAACGCGACGTTCCGGGCCCGGATGCAGGAGCCGAGCCCGGTCGCTCCCGTATCGTGAACCCATGGATCTGCGGGTCGCGGCGTACTCGATCGTCATCGACGACGACAAACGCCTGCTGCTCGCGCACTGGAATGAGGGCGGCGCCTCGGGGTGGACTCTTCCCGGTGGTGGTCTTGAGCCCGGGGAGAGTCCGGATGTCGCCGCTCGCCGCGAAGCGCGGGAAGAGACCGGCTACCGCGTCGCGCTCGACGAGCTTCTCGGCATCCATTCGCGAGTGATCCCTGCCCACCGACGCCTCGTCGCCGGGTCCGACCTGCCGTTGCAGGCGCTGCGAATCGTCTATCGCGCACATGTCACCGGTGGCGAACTGCGCAACGAGACTGACGGGACGACCGATCGCGCGGAGTGGTTTCCGCTCGCTCAGGTGCGCCGTCTCAAGCGCGTCAGCCTCGTCAACATCGGTTTACGGATGGCGGGACTGGACGCCTTCACCCGCTGAGGGCATCCCCGAAAAAACTGCGGCGACCGGAAGCCGGTCGCCGCAGTGAGAGCTGATCTATCTGGATCAGGCGTCGGGAGCGCGCAGCGGGTCGTCGGCAACCCACAGCTCGTCGTCAGCCCGCAGCGTCTGCCAGGCGGCGTACAGAACACCGGCAGCGGCGATGACACCGAGGATGATGGCGAAGACGCCACCCGCCCCGATTCCCTGCTTCTGGGGCTCGAGCGCCGAGAGCTTCTTGGACAGCTTCTTCGAGACATCCTTGCCGTACTTGTCGGCGAGCTTCGCGTACTTCTTGGCGTCAGGCGCCGACAGTCCACGGCCCGCAGCAAGACGAGCGCGCGTCTCGTTCGCGGCATCCCAGGCTGATAGCGCCGAACCCACGATCGCACCCGTCGCGGGGATCGCGCGGTTGCTCAGGAACGACTTGGATGACGCGAGTCCGCGCTGCACATACGGCTGGGCGTACCGGCCGTAGGCATCCTGTACCTGGGGCACGACCTGCTCACGGCCGTAGTTGCCCAACTGCCGACCCG
Protein-coding sequences here:
- a CDS encoding NtaA/DmoA family FMN-dependent monooxygenase (This protein belongs to a clade of FMN-dependent monooxygenases, within a broader family of flavin-dependent oxidoreductases, the luciferase-like monooxygenase (LMM) family, some of whose members use coenzyme F420 rather than FMN.), producing MSALRFGVFEVYGPQVGGTLSWPHPLSDSIDFADPERWVRLARVMDAAGFDFLFFADGYGYPIVGDDISADAVVQGINFSGYDPATLLPVLMRETSELGFVVTATTGIDHPVQLARRFSTLDAISGGRIGWNIVTGASQNAVAELFGHDGMVPHDTRYAMAEEYVSLARRYWEDAWSNDALVADRETGVYAQRSGIHRIVYDGDHYRSRGYYGAPPTPQRTPLLFQAGTSPAGREFAARHAECVFVQATTPSHTASAVADLHRRAGDAGRMTPLVTMAGLTAIVAETSAEARELADEFDRMQTDDVVATLYAGNTGIDLRTLDPDQTLHQVLDAGGPIGQMGTSNIERFLGTPDRPAPTVREILDELRGRGTRGFRLVGDPTEVADGVEELAASTGLDGFLIEPVFGTRDVAAFGELVLPILRERGRLAPRRSNATFRARMQEPSPVAPVS
- a CDS encoding NUDIX hydrolase; the encoded protein is MDLRVAAYSIVIDDDKRLLLAHWNEGGASGWTLPGGGLEPGESPDVAARREAREETGYRVALDELLGIHSRVIPAHRRLVAGSDLPLQALRIVYRAHVTGGELRNETDGTTDRAEWFPLAQVRRLKRVSLVNIGLRMAGLDAFTR
- a CDS encoding DNA helicase — encoded protein: MSLSRKRKKELRKLQKHANDIWESQQALVGEAADIARQAGRQLGNYGREQVVPQVQDAYGRYAQPYVQRGLASSKSFLSNRAIPATGAIVGSALSAWDAANETRARLAAGRGLSAPDAKKYAKLADKYGKDVSKKLSKKLSALEPQKQGIGAGGVFAIILGVIAAAGVLYAAWQTLRADDELWVADDPLRAPDA